Proteins co-encoded in one Babylonia areolata isolate BAREFJ2019XMU chromosome 5, ASM4173473v1, whole genome shotgun sequence genomic window:
- the LOC143281875 gene encoding organic cation transporter protein-like: MEKNIEKKGTERKEMEKQEKNKTAEQTPPSTDNSEGFDIEPLLQALGRSGCGSYQLCQGVLQLGCIFQLAFSIIAIVFIGYKPPYHCASVNASKLETMIGWSGNSTAKMAVEYGQCAIQVQINDSGDTDTFSLSCEEGFEYDGDKYASFFSEWDLTCEKSALTELTQTLMMVGQGLGAMGFTALADQWGRKPVYTASSLGMLVVNVAMALSPNYYFFIFCRVLTGALQQGTGLVAFTMFVEGLPREWRKLAGVLDGCLWSMSMMLLPGLAFLMRHQTWRHLQLVFAAFSAYSVILPWCLDESLRWLVANKKVTQTERVLKRACWMNGVHYPKVRKVLYALLEGKPIAATDTSSSSNENTERLLGDGINADEKPEKIPLAENDRSHDNHDDAANGKEDFNQPINCDVSPVARSDEVQKYSTLDIFRSKLMLKTTIVIAFLWITNSVTYYGLMMTSSSVAGNRFLNFFLQALMELPAYITVFFCLRRFGRRNVICGFLCIAATSLLLSSVLIATVKSSAIGPITNVLSLMGKYGISGSFSALFIFCPELFPTNMRTAGLGMSSAFSRFGAMVAPYTNNMAQMALWSPGILFGGMTLLAAFVTFTLPETRGRPMPTTIEDMEALCRSTTGKGKGKVMGSGGDKGNSHQLRQQNVV; encoded by the exons atgGAGAAGAATATTgagaagaaaggaacagagagaaaagagatggagAAACAAGAGAAGAACAAGACAGCAGAACAGACCCCACCGAgcacagacaacagtgaaggttTTGATATCGAACCTCTGCTGCAGGCTTTAGGGCGGAGTGGTTGTGGATCGTACCAACTCTGTCAGGGGGTTCTTCAACTGGGCTGCATATTTCAACTGGCGTTCTCCATCATTGCCATCGTATTCATCG GGTACAAACCGCCATACCACTGTGCCAGCGTGAACGCCTCCAAACTGGAGACGATGATTGGCTGGTCAGGAAACTCCACAGCCAAGATGGCCGTGGAGTACGGACAGTGTGCGATCCAAGTTCAGATCAACGACTCCGGGGACACTGACACCTTCTCCCTGTCGTGTGAGGAGGGGTTTGAGTATGATGGGGACAAGTATGCTTCGTTTTTCTCCgag TGGGACCTGACGTGCGAGAAGTCCGCCCTGACGGAGCTGACGCAAACCCTGATGATGGTGGGGCAGGGACTCGGGGCCATGGGCTTCACCGCTCTGGCCGACCAGTGGGGCCGGAAGCCAGTCTACACCGCCAGCTCGCTGGGCATGCTGGTCGTCAATGTGGCCATGGCGCTCTCCCCCAACtactacttcttcatcttctgccgGGTGTTGACGGGAGCTCTTCAGCAG ggcacgGGGTTGGTGGCCTTCACCATGTTCGTGGAGGGACTGCCCCGGGAATGGCGGAAGCTGGCCGGGGTTCTGGACGGGTGCCTGTGGTCCATGTCCATGATGCTGCTGCCCGGCCTGGCCTTCCTCATGAGGCACCAGACCTGGAGACACTTGCAGCTCGTCTTTGCTGCCTTCTCTGCGTACTCTGTCATCCTGCCTTG GTGTTTAGATGAATCATTGCGTTGGCTGGTGGCTAACAAAAAGGTGACACAAACGGAACGTGTTCTCAAACGAGCCTGCTGGATGAACGGCGTTCATTACCCCAAAGTTCGCAAAGTTCTGTACGCCTTATTGGAAGGAAAACCAATCGCAGCCACCgacacttcatcatcatccaatGAAAACACAGAGAGGCTTCTAGGCGATGGGATCAACGCCGATGAAAAACCTGAAAAAATCCCATTGGCTGAAAATGATCGCAGTCACGATAATCACGATGATGCAGCCAATGGGAAAGAGGATTTCAATCAGCCAATCAACTGCGATGTATCGCCAGTGGCGCGGTCAGACGAAGTACAAAAATATTCGACACTGGATATTTTTCGAAGTAAACTCATGTTGAAGACTACGATAGTCATAGCTTTTCTATG GATCACCAACAGCGTGACGTATTACGGTCTGATGATGACGTCGTCGTCTGTGGCCGGGAACCGCTTCCTCAACTTCTTTCTGCAGGCACTGATGGAGCTGCCTGCTTACATCACAGTCTTCTTCTGTTTGAGGAG gttTGGGCGACGGAACGTCATCTGTGGCTTTCTGTGTATTGCAGCGACATCCCTTCTGCTCTCCTCTGTGCTGATCGCTACAG TGAAGAGCTCTGCGATTGGACCAATCACCAACGTCCTTTCTTTGATGGGGAAGTACGGGATCTCTGGTTCGTTCAGTGCTCTCTTTATCTTCTGTCCTGAGCTCTTCCCCACAAACATGAG GACGGCAGGACTGGGCATGTCATCGGCATTCTCTCGTTTCGGGGCCATGGTCGCCCCTTACACCAACAATATG GCGCAAATGGCTCTGTGGTCGCCCGGAATCCTGTTCGGGGGCATGACCCTCCTGGCGGCCTTCGTCACCTTCACACTGCCGGAGACACGGGGCCGGCCCATGCCCACCACCATCGAGGACATGGAGGCCCTGTGCAGGTCGACCACAGGCAAGGGCAAGGGCAAGGTCATGGGCAGTGGCGGGGACAAGGGCAACAGCCACCAGCTCCGACAACAAAACGTCGTTTGA